A window from Panulirus ornatus isolate Po-2019 chromosome 29, ASM3632096v1, whole genome shotgun sequence encodes these proteins:
- the LOC139758177 gene encoding uncharacterized protein produces MQNLNVDNLVDKFSARHYHNMHMILHNGSENFRCGDCGDLFTEKDSLNTHMFLHSGEKKNFCKLCGKQFTRKSDLSRHHLIHSGEKKFKCSACGKLFTRMSDLNRHVMILHNDSENFQCGDCRGLFIEKDTMKNHILPIDIEKKNLCSLCGKQFTRKSDLSRHLLIHTGEKKCKCNACGKLFTRTSDLNRHILVHSGEKKHMCNECGKRFTRKSDLNRHILIHSSEKRCECEECGRFFSQEDSLKIHMLLHTEIKRFQCEECGEFFGDNISLKEHKLLHTNEKPYKCNECEKQFTRRNDLKRHFMMHSGEKKYKCNSCDKQFVLKNEYNSHMLVHCEERDYKCEECSKRFICNSKLKRHMLVHTGERNYKCEACGKRFTCNSKLKRHMLIHTGEKNYKCDVCGKRFSCNSKLKRHVFVHNSDKPYKPKGENFCGNFTPNCSFLMPETVNEVFVMQEVVK; encoded by the coding sequence ATGCAAAATTTAAATGTAGATAATTTGGTGGACAAGTTTTCTGCTAGGCATTACCATAATATGCACATGATTTTACATAATGGCAGTGAGAATTTTCGATGTGGAGACTGTGGGGATTTATTTACAGAAAAAGATAGTTTAAACACTCATATGTTTTTGCATAGTGGTGAAAAAAAGAACTTTTGTAAATTATGTGGAAAACAATTCACTCGTAAAAGTGATTTGAGCAGACACCATCTTATACATAGTGGTgaaaagaaattcaaatgcaGTGCATGTGGGAAGCTCTTTACTCGCATGAGTGATTTAAACAGGCATGTTATGATTTTGCATAATGACAGTGAAAATTTTCAGTGTGGAGACTGTAGAGGATTATTTATAGAAAAAGATACAATGAAAAATCATATTCTTCCAATTGACATTGAGAAAAAGAACTTGTGCAGTTTATGTGGGAAACAGTTTACGCGTAAAAGTGATTTGAGCAGACATCTTCTCATACACACtggtgaaaaaaaatgtaaatgcaaTGCATGTGGAAAGCTCTTTACACGTACAAGTGATTTGAACAGACACATACTTGTACACAGTGGTGAGAAAAAACACATGTGTAATGAGTGTGGTAAGCGATTTACACGCAAGAGTGACCTAAACAGGCATATTCTCATTCATAGTAGTGAGAAAAGATGTGAatgtgaagaatgtggaaggttTTTCAGTCAAGAGGATAGCTTGAAAATACATATGCTTTTGCATACAGAAATTAAGAGATTTCAATGTGAGGAATGTGGAGAGTTTTTCGGTGATAACATTAGCTTGAAGGAACATAAACTATTGCACACTAATGAGAAACCTTACAAATGTAATGAGTGTGAGAAGCAGTTCACTCGTAGAAATGATTTAAAGCGACATTTTATGATGCATAGTGGTGAGAAAAAATACAAGTGTAATTCATGTGATAAACagtttgttttaaaaaatgaatataacagTCACATGCTTGTGCACTGTGAGGAGAGAGATTATAAATGTGAAGAATGCAGCAAACGGTTCATTTGTAACTCCAAACTAAAGAGACACATGCTTGTTCACACTGGAGAGAGAAATTACAAGTGTGAGGCATGTGGGAAACGATTCACTTGCAATTCTAAACTCAAGAGACACATGCTTATCCACACTGGGGAGAAGAATTacaagtgtgatgtgtgtggcaaaCGATTCAGTTGCAACTCCAAGCTCAAGAGGCATGTGTTTGTGCATAACAGTGATAAGCCATACAAACCCAAAGGTGAAAACTTTTGTGGAAACTTCACTCCCAATTGTTCCTTTTTAATGCCAGAAACTGTTAATGAAGTGTTTGTGATGCAAGAGGTAGTTAAGTAA